A window of Leptotrichia wadei contains these coding sequences:
- the mnmG gene encoding tRNA uridine-5-carboxymethylaminomethyl(34) synthesis enzyme MnmG has protein sequence MRNYDIIVVGAGHAGVEAALAAARHGLKTALFTIYLDNIAMMSCNPSVGGPGKSHLVSELGMLGGEMARHIDNYNLQLKNLNHTKGLASRITRAQADKYWYRIKMREIIEKQKNLELVQGIVVDLIVENKKVMGVEDNLGIRYGAKAVVLCTGTFLGGEYVMGDVKYSSGRQGEPASVDLPDRLAEYGFELDRYQTATPPRIAKSSIDFSKMQELKGEDKPRYFSYETKKEYNSTLPTWLTFTTPETIRVGQEMLKYSPIVTGVVSTKGPRHCPSLDRKIMNFPEKTNHQIFLEQESVESDEIYINGFTTAMPPFAQEAMLKTISGLENAKIVRYGYAVEYNFVPAYQLKLTLETKVLDGLYTAGTINGTSGYEEAACQGFMAGVNAARKILGKKEIVIDRSEGYIGVLIDDIINKKTPEPYRVLPSRAEYRLTLRQDNIFIRLLEKAKEIGLLNAEKLAELENTCKEIENEIERLKGITVYPTKENNEKLFEIVEKQNQSESAEVEKNSKNSMNSPVSAFEFLARKEINYDNLSEFAETVELSDLVKEQVEINAKYNVFIEREKAQIEKFKKLEKMIIPKDFNYESVKGLSNIAISGLMYGQPETIGQASRISGVTYNDISLLIAILKN, from the coding sequence ATGAGAAATTATGACATAATTGTTGTTGGAGCGGGTCATGCTGGGGTGGAAGCTGCTCTTGCTGCAGCAAGACATGGACTGAAAACAGCGTTGTTTACGATATATCTTGATAATATTGCGATGATGTCGTGTAATCCATCGGTTGGAGGTCCTGGAAAAAGCCATCTGGTATCGGAACTTGGAATGCTTGGCGGAGAAATGGCTAGACATATTGACAATTATAATTTGCAGCTGAAAAATTTGAATCATACGAAGGGGCTGGCTTCACGAATTACTAGAGCACAAGCTGATAAATACTGGTATAGAATTAAAATGAGGGAAATTATTGAAAAGCAGAAAAACTTGGAATTAGTTCAAGGGATTGTTGTGGATTTGATTGTGGAAAATAAGAAGGTTATGGGAGTGGAAGATAATCTTGGGATTAGATATGGGGCAAAGGCGGTTGTCTTGTGCACTGGAACTTTTTTAGGCGGAGAATATGTTATGGGGGATGTAAAGTATTCTTCAGGACGGCAAGGAGAGCCTGCAAGCGTGGATTTGCCAGATAGGCTTGCAGAATATGGATTTGAGCTGGACAGGTATCAAACTGCAACCCCTCCAAGAATTGCCAAATCTTCAATTGACTTTTCTAAAATGCAGGAATTAAAAGGAGAAGACAAACCACGATATTTTTCTTATGAAACAAAAAAAGAATATAACTCAACTTTGCCAACTTGGTTGACATTTACAACACCTGAAACTATTCGTGTGGGGCAGGAAATGCTTAAATATTCGCCCATTGTGACAGGAGTTGTAAGTACAAAAGGTCCTCGGCATTGTCCTTCGCTTGATAGAAAGATTATGAACTTTCCAGAAAAAACAAATCATCAGATATTTCTAGAGCAGGAATCTGTAGAATCAGATGAAATCTACATAAACGGATTTACGACAGCAATGCCTCCATTTGCACAGGAAGCAATGTTAAAGACAATTAGCGGGCTTGAAAATGCCAAAATTGTACGTTACGGGTATGCTGTGGAATATAACTTTGTACCTGCATATCAGTTAAAATTAACTCTTGAAACAAAAGTTCTGGATGGACTTTATACAGCGGGAACGATTAATGGAACGAGTGGATATGAAGAGGCTGCCTGTCAAGGATTTATGGCGGGAGTCAATGCTGCAAGAAAAATTTTAGGAAAAAAGGAAATTGTGATTGACAGGAGTGAGGGGTATATCGGCGTTCTGATTGATGATATAATAAATAAAAAAACGCCAGAGCCTTATCGTGTATTGCCTTCAAGAGCTGAATACAGACTGACTTTGCGTCAAGATAACATTTTTATAAGACTTTTGGAAAAAGCGAAGGAAATTGGGTTATTAAATGCTGAAAAATTAGCCGAACTTGAAAATACGTGTAAGGAAATTGAAAATGAAATTGAAAGATTGAAAGGAATTACGGTTTATCCGACTAAGGAAAATAATGAAAAATTATTTGAAATTGTAGAAAAACAAAATCAATCTGAAAGTGCGGAAGTTGAAAAAAATAGTAAAAATAGTATGAACAGCCCTGTTTCAGCCTTTGAATTTCTTGCAAGAAAAGAAATCAATTATGATAATTTAAGTGAATTTGCGGAAACTGTGGAATTATCTGATTTGGTGAAGGAGCAAGTGGAAATAAATGCAAAATATAATGTGTTTATCGAAAGGGAAAAGGCGCAGATTGAGAAATTTAAAAAACTGGAAAAAATGATAATTCCAAAGGACTTTAACTATGAAAGCGTAAAAGGGCTTAGTAATATTGCTATTTCTGGGCTTATGTATGGACAGCCGGAAACAATTGGACAGGCTAGCAGAATTAGTGGAGTTACTTATAATGATATTTCACTTTTAATTGCGATTTTGAAGAATTGA
- a CDS encoding tetratricopeptide repeat protein — protein MYIKELLKEADKSIENYKYNDALVYLKSVLEIDESNYSALMTLSKIYTDFGMFEEAKEYAEKLYKKYPESKDTLFTLGLIYQSLGRLKKAILLYKKFLEIEKNYFVYLNMGMSYALLKYYRKAIENINIAIEMEPESSEAYVEKGDCLTMMGKYDEAISEYEKLLNFKFNEVEEFSLYARMGDTMAYANNIKEVIKYYNIAINCENVEDYIFEDYFEILFRAGEYSEIKILLLNYENATNENKKLSRIKMLNLQGRFFVKVADYESAQKVCDKMIILEPENFRHYVNLAYILELQHKYDRALECVDKMEKIMEDKEFLKELRKRIRKNKRKFEREKKKNSEE, from the coding sequence ATGTATATTAAAGAATTATTGAAGGAAGCGGATAAGTCAATAGAAAATTATAAGTATAATGATGCACTTGTGTATTTGAAGTCAGTGCTTGAAATTGATGAGAGCAACTATTCGGCACTCATGACACTTTCCAAAATTTATACAGATTTTGGGATGTTCGAGGAAGCGAAGGAGTATGCTGAAAAATTGTATAAAAAGTATCCTGAGAGTAAGGATACGCTTTTTACGTTGGGACTTATTTATCAGTCGCTTGGGAGACTGAAAAAGGCAATTTTGCTTTATAAAAAATTTCTGGAAATAGAAAAAAATTATTTTGTGTATCTTAATATGGGAATGTCCTATGCTTTGTTGAAGTATTATAGAAAGGCAATTGAAAATATTAATATTGCGATAGAAATGGAGCCTGAAAGCTCGGAAGCGTATGTTGAAAAGGGCGATTGCCTTACAATGATGGGAAAATATGACGAGGCCATTTCTGAATATGAAAAATTGTTAAATTTTAAATTTAACGAAGTGGAGGAATTTTCACTTTATGCACGAATGGGCGATACAATGGCTTATGCGAATAATATAAAGGAAGTTATAAAATATTATAATATTGCTATAAATTGTGAAAATGTGGAAGATTATATATTTGAAGATTATTTTGAGATATTATTTAGAGCTGGAGAGTATAGTGAAATAAAGATTTTGCTTTTAAATTATGAAAACGCAACAAATGAAAATAAAAAGCTTTCACGGATAAAAATGCTGAATTTGCAAGGAAGATTTTTTGTGAAAGTTGCAGATTATGAAAGTGCACAAAAAGTTTGTGATAAAATGATAATCCTAGAGCCTGAAAATTTTCGACATTATGTGAATTTAGCTTATATTCTGGAATTACAGCATAAATATGACAGGGCACTTGAATGTGTGGATAAAATGGAAAAAATTATGGAAGATAAGGAATTTCTAAAGGAATTGAGAAAAAGAATAAGAAAAAATAAGAGAAAATTTGAAAGAGAAAAAAAGAAAAATTCAGAAGAGTAA
- a CDS encoding lipopolysaccharide kinase InaA family protein, which yields MEEKKYEVNRKYDEKKLINVLKNFDKAGEYVVESGRNEIKRFEIDFENNLERVNLKRKKNNKIDDFKAKKMINVKKFKRKDFITNFFYKFKGSKAKRSYEYAKKLLEYKIKTPEPIAYFDDFMNENNKKNSYYISEELKYDFTCREVFWPEDIEEEKAKQGGNYKISEEMERMLTKVEKNREKIIKQFAKFSFNLHENGVEFEDYSPGNVLIKDKSGNYEFYLVDLNRMKFNVKFNLNRRMKNVSRMMENEKIARIFANEYAKYYKQREETVFRYLRYYIRKHKKYVDFMDITRPFRNIFKRKK from the coding sequence ATGGAAGAAAAAAAATATGAAGTTAATAGGAAATATGATGAAAAAAAATTGATAAATGTATTGAAAAATTTTGATAAAGCTGGGGAATATGTTGTAGAATCTGGGAGAAATGAGATAAAAAGATTTGAAATAGATTTTGAAAATAATTTGGAAAGAGTGAATTTAAAAAGGAAAAAAAATAATAAAATTGATGATTTTAAAGCAAAAAAAATGATAAATGTAAAAAAATTTAAGAGAAAGGATTTTATTACAAATTTTTTCTATAAATTTAAAGGCTCAAAGGCAAAACGTTCTTATGAGTATGCAAAAAAATTATTGGAATACAAAATAAAGACGCCAGAACCAATTGCTTATTTTGACGATTTTATGAATGAAAATAATAAAAAAAATAGTTATTATATAAGTGAAGAGTTGAAATATGATTTTACCTGCAGGGAAGTTTTTTGGCCTGAAGATATTGAGGAGGAAAAGGCTAAGCAAGGGGGAAATTACAAAATAAGCGAAGAAATGGAAAGAATGCTTACAAAAGTTGAAAAAAATCGTGAAAAAATAATAAAGCAATTTGCAAAATTTTCGTTTAATTTGCATGAAAATGGAGTGGAATTTGAGGATTATTCGCCTGGAAATGTGCTAATTAAGGATAAAAGCGGGAATTATGAATTTTATCTTGTGGATTTGAATAGAATGAAGTTTAATGTAAAATTTAATTTAAATAGAAGAATGAAAAATGTTTCGAGAATGATGGAAAACGAAAAAATAGCTAGAATTTTTGCTAATGAATATGCGAAGTATTATAAACAGCGGGAAGAGACAGTTTTTAGATATTTGAGATATTATATTAGAAAACATAAGAAATATGTAGATTTTATGGATATTACACGTCCATTTAGAAATATTTTTAAAAGGAAAAAATAA
- a CDS encoding spherulation-specific family 4 protein — MKKIFLMIGILLGINGFSDKNINKDNVKIKQSVIATTYTYPDGKNSFWNDILILGKEKVPYVLINPNNGAGKKVEVNYAAQIKKNKEAGIKNIAYIPTNYQKRNIGKVKDEVDRYLEFYGKDNINGFFFDEIASDTLQQVNYMKEVFDYVKNKSKNNFVIANPGAPITDAISPYADIFVTSEVSANVYINKFEKPKSNFENNKANAKHIWHIVHSANPKDYAEIIRLSKERNAGWLMITDDVMPNPYDRKPSKFVEMVNMVNMVND, encoded by the coding sequence ATGAAGAAAATATTTTTAATGATTGGAATACTCTTGGGAATTAATGGATTTTCAGATAAGAATATTAATAAAGATAATGTGAAAATAAAACAGTCTGTGATTGCTACAACGTATACTTACCCAGATGGAAAAAATTCATTTTGGAATGATATTTTGATACTGGGGAAAGAGAAGGTTCCTTATGTACTGATAAATCCAAATAATGGTGCAGGAAAAAAGGTAGAAGTGAATTATGCAGCTCAGATTAAAAAAAATAAGGAAGCTGGGATAAAAAATATTGCTTATATTCCGACAAATTATCAAAAGAGAAATATTGGGAAAGTAAAAGATGAAGTTGACAGATATTTGGAATTTTATGGCAAAGATAATATAAATGGATTCTTTTTTGATGAAATTGCTTCGGATACTTTGCAACAGGTAAATTATATGAAGGAAGTTTTTGATTATGTGAAAAATAAGTCTAAAAATAATTTCGTGATTGCCAATCCAGGAGCACCGATTACTGATGCGATTTCACCTTATGCGGATATTTTTGTAACAAGTGAGGTAAGTGCAAATGTGTATATTAACAAATTTGAGAAGCCGAAATCTAATTTTGAGAATAATAAGGCAAATGCAAAACATATTTGGCATATTGTGCATAGTGCTAATCCTAAGGACTATGCGGAAATTATAAGGTTATCAAAAGAGAGAAATGCAGGATGGCTCATGATAACAGATGATGTTATGCCAAATCCTTATGACAGGAAGCCATCTAAATTTGTGGAAATGGTAAATATGGTAAATATGGTTAATGATTAA
- the yaaA gene encoding S4 domain-containing protein YaaA, with the protein MKNIDSEIEEITINTEFIKLDQLLKWANFTGSGVEAKMFILNGEVKVNDAVETRRGKKIYDGDIVEFAGEKVVVRARH; encoded by the coding sequence ATGAAAAATATAGATAGTGAAATTGAAGAAATTACGATAAATACTGAGTTTATAAAATTGGATCAGCTTTTGAAATGGGCAAACTTTACAGGTTCTGGAGTGGAAGCAAAAATGTTTATTTTGAATGGAGAAGTGAAAGTAAATGATGCTGTGGAAACTAGACGTGGGAAAAAAATTTATGATGGGGATATTGTGGAGTTTGCTGGAGAAAAAGTTGTTGTAAGGGCAAGACATTAA
- a CDS encoding MATE family efflux transporter — MKESIKEKNSLADNKKTRFGTESIPKLLISLAIPAIIANLVNALYNIVDQVFIGQKIGFLGNAATNVAFPLTTICLAIGLMTGVGAATNFNLELGRKRPKRAKSVAGTAVTMLLLGGIVLCVLINIFLKPMLTVFGATNQIFDYAIEYTQITSLGIPFLLFAIGANPLVRADGNAFYSMLAIVVGSLVNTILDPLFMFGFDMGMDGAAWATVIGQFVSAVMLALYFFRFKSVKFELRDFKIRIREIGILFALGTSPFIFQCSALIIQIVTNNLLKIYGAKSIYGSEIPIAVAGIVMKINVIFIAIVLGLTQGAQPIAGYNYGAKKYGRVWEILKLTLKVAFVISLVAFAVFQFFPVQIISIFGSGSELYFKYGTKYMRIFLFFIFLNGVQSAITMFLTSIGRAFQGAFLSLVRQIISLLPLLIILPYFMGVDGIMFAFPVADLVAFIVSVIILKKEMKKIPKIDEVD, encoded by the coding sequence ATGAAAGAAAGTATAAAAGAAAAAAATAGTTTAGCAGATAACAAAAAAACAAGGTTTGGAACGGAATCAATCCCAAAACTTCTGATTTCACTTGCAATACCGGCAATTATTGCCAATCTTGTAAATGCACTTTATAATATTGTGGATCAAGTTTTTATCGGGCAAAAAATCGGATTTTTGGGAAATGCGGCTACGAATGTAGCTTTCCCGCTTACGACGATTTGCCTTGCGATTGGGCTTATGACGGGAGTTGGAGCTGCGACTAACTTTAATCTAGAATTAGGGAGAAAACGTCCAAAAAGGGCAAAAAGTGTAGCAGGAACAGCGGTAACGATGCTTCTTTTAGGTGGAATTGTCCTATGCGTATTAATTAATATTTTTTTAAAGCCGATGCTGACAGTGTTTGGTGCTACAAATCAGATTTTTGACTATGCAATTGAATATACTCAGATTACATCTTTAGGAATACCGTTTTTATTATTTGCAATAGGGGCAAATCCTTTGGTAAGGGCTGATGGAAATGCCTTTTATTCAATGCTTGCGATAGTTGTCGGATCACTTGTGAATACGATACTGGATCCACTGTTTATGTTTGGATTTGATATGGGAATGGATGGAGCAGCCTGGGCAACAGTAATTGGGCAGTTTGTGTCAGCAGTTATGCTTGCTTTGTATTTTTTCAGGTTTAAAAGCGTAAAATTTGAATTAAGGGATTTTAAGATAAGAATACGGGAAATAGGGATTTTATTTGCATTAGGAACTTCGCCTTTTATTTTCCAATGTTCCGCTTTAATTATTCAAATTGTAACAAATAATCTGCTAAAGATATATGGAGCAAAATCTATTTATGGAAGTGAAATTCCTATTGCGGTTGCTGGAATTGTTATGAAAATAAATGTCATATTTATAGCAATTGTATTGGGGCTGACACAGGGAGCACAGCCTATTGCAGGATATAACTATGGTGCCAAAAAATATGGAAGAGTTTGGGAAATATTGAAATTAACGTTAAAAGTGGCATTTGTCATTTCATTAGTGGCATTTGCGGTATTCCAGTTTTTCCCAGTTCAGATAATCTCCATTTTTGGCAGCGGAAGCGAGCTCTATTTTAAATATGGAACAAAATATATGAGAATATTTTTATTTTTTATATTCCTGAACGGTGTACAAAGTGCCATTACAATGTTTTTAACATCAATTGGAAGAGCATTTCAAGGGGCTTTTTTGTCCCTTGTAAGACAAATTATATCACTTTTGCCTCTGCTCATAATTTTACCGTACTTTATGGGAGTTGACGGGATTATGTTCGCATTTCCGGTAGCGGATCTGGTGGCATTTATTGTATCGGTAATTATTTTGAAAAAGGAAATGAAAAAAATTCCGAAAATAGATGAGGTTGATTAA
- a CDS encoding DciA family protein, with translation MEEIKELKSLALEAIEKQSSLLKNEKYIFLKIKKSWKQIVNGPIGEKTYPKGLFNRNLIVVINDNVIYHTTIMCKEVIKEKINTFLNGEFVENIEFMKINYKVKRDLLDELIENEENRGTIRIGEIPKGNVRKKEVNIEAENKITGRIEDIILSSEEIKEIHENIDKIDEKYEDIARNLEKIAIKLKKREKYLKSIGYIECENCKILFLQESNEKMCFECRMNEKNQKFQKITDLIRNKPYISEKQAVRMTNTDKSTYYKARDILAQQTYNDMLYYCLEKNREISLNEDYEFEIRSESREDVEKFIKNYVDYKVGSDNEEVFKIERKWALRRLRKDMKFRLENSRRY, from the coding sequence ATGGAAGAAATTAAAGAATTAAAAAGTTTGGCATTAGAGGCGATTGAAAAGCAAAGTTCACTTTTAAAAAATGAGAAATATATTTTTTTGAAAATTAAGAAAAGTTGGAAGCAAATTGTAAATGGTCCAATTGGTGAAAAAACTTATCCGAAGGGACTATTTAATAGAAATTTGATTGTAGTTATTAATGATAATGTTATTTATCATACAACAATAATGTGTAAAGAAGTTATAAAGGAAAAAATAAATACTTTCTTGAATGGAGAATTTGTGGAAAATATAGAGTTTATGAAAATAAATTATAAAGTAAAACGTGATTTATTGGATGAACTTATTGAAAATGAGGAAAATAGAGGGACAATTCGAATTGGGGAGATTCCAAAAGGGAATGTTAGGAAAAAAGAAGTAAATATTGAAGCAGAAAATAAAATTACAGGAAGAATAGAGGATATTATACTTTCTTCAGAGGAAATTAAGGAAATTCATGAGAATATTGATAAAATTGATGAAAAATATGAGGACATTGCTAGAAATTTGGAAAAAATTGCAATAAAATTGAAAAAAAGAGAAAAATATTTGAAAAGTATTGGATATATAGAGTGTGAGAATTGTAAAATTCTATTTTTGCAGGAAAGTAATGAAAAAATGTGTTTTGAGTGCAGAATGAATGAGAAAAATCAGAAATTTCAGAAAATAACAGATTTAATAAGAAATAAACCGTATATTTCAGAAAAACAGGCAGTCCGAATGACAAATACCGATAAATCCACATATTATAAGGCACGGGATATTTTGGCACAGCAGACTTACAATGATATGCTTTATTACTGCCTTGAAAAAAACAGGGAAATTTCTTTAAATGAGGATTATGAGTTTGAAATTCGGAGTGAGTCAAGGGAAGATGTGGAAAAATTTATAAAGAATTATGTGGATTATAAAGTCGGGAGTGATAATGAGGAGGTTTTTAAGATTGAGAGAAAGTGGGCTTTGAGAAGGTTAAGAAAGGATATGAAATTTAGGCTTGAGAATAGTAGGAGATATTGA
- the recF gene encoding DNA replication/repair protein RecF (All proteins in this family for which functions are known are DNA-binding proteins that assist the filamentation of RecA onto DNA for the initiation of recombination or recombinational repair.), with amino-acid sequence MYLDQISFNNFRCLVDGKLKFDRYFNLIYGKNGQGKTSLIEAVHFLATGKSFRTKKVKEIRKYNLNRLIVFGKYRHKDLSENAIAIDVNEDKKDFYIDREKNKYINYVGLLNIISFIPEDIELIIGNPGVRRNFFNYEISQAKKEYLQSIVNFEKILKVRNKLIKEKKTGEEIYKIYNEKFIEEGLNIVLNRQEFIKKISILLNLNYRKLFDENSELKLKYDCFLGDVEKKTREELKEKFEMLCKRKSEREKFLGYSLLGPQKDDFIFELNGKNAKAYSSQGEKKSIIFSLKISEIDILIKEKKEYPIFIMDDIASYFDEVRKKSILSYFANKKIQCFITSTEDLGIEGKKFIVEKGKVVEKK; translated from the coding sequence ATGTATTTGGATCAGATTAGTTTTAATAACTTTCGTTGCCTTGTGGATGGGAAGTTGAAGTTTGACAGGTATTTTAATTTAATATATGGGAAAAATGGACAGGGGAAGACATCGCTTATTGAGGCTGTCCATTTTTTGGCTACGGGGAAAAGCTTTAGGACTAAGAAGGTTAAGGAGATTCGCAAGTATAATTTGAACAGGCTGATTGTGTTTGGGAAGTATAGACATAAGGATTTGTCGGAAAATGCTATTGCTATTGATGTGAATGAGGATAAGAAGGACTTTTATATTGATAGGGAAAAAAATAAATATATAAATTATGTGGGGCTACTTAACATTATTTCGTTTATTCCTGAAGATATTGAGCTGATTATTGGGAATCCTGGTGTTAGGAGAAACTTTTTTAATTATGAGATTTCGCAGGCAAAAAAGGAGTATTTACAGTCGATTGTGAATTTTGAGAAAATATTGAAGGTGCGGAACAAGCTTATAAAGGAAAAAAAGACTGGCGAGGAAATTTATAAGATTTATAACGAAAAATTTATAGAGGAGGGGCTGAATATTGTTTTAAATCGGCAGGAGTTTATAAAAAAAATATCAATTTTATTAAACTTGAATTATCGTAAGTTATTTGATGAAAATTCAGAATTAAAATTAAAATATGACTGTTTTCTTGGAGATGTGGAAAAGAAGACTAGGGAAGAATTGAAGGAAAAATTTGAAATGTTATGTAAAAGGAAAAGCGAGAGGGAAAAGTTTCTTGGATACAGCCTGCTTGGCCCTCAAAAAGATGATTTTATCTTTGAGCTGAATGGGAAAAATGCAAAGGCATATTCTTCACAAGGGGAGAAAAAATCCATAATATTCTCGCTAAAAATTTCAGAAATTGATATTTTAATAAAGGAAAAAAAGGAGTATCCGATATTTATAATGGACGACATCGCTTCATATTTTGATGAAGTCAGAAAAAAAAGTATTTTAAGTTATTTTGCAAATAAAAAAATCCAGTGTTTTATAACTTCGACAGAGGATTTGGGAATAGAAGGGAAAAAATTTATTGTGGAAAAGGGAAAAGTTGTAGAAAAAAAATAA
- the dnaA gene encoding chromosomal replication initiator protein DnaA codes for MDVVKLWEKVKKIMKRKINEGEFELFFENVKAVKIEDNVFTLTCNSKLIKESVEKYKSQMEEIVEIVTDEEIKMNFEVKKQDVMLYKSETHRLPKETREKAPIHTGLNPRHRLDNFVVGENSRLAYNACLAVVKNPTVYNPLFIFGSSGLGKTHLMQAVGNAILEKDPTKRVYYSTSEEFANEFFKVLNSGRIQHFRDTFRALDVLLLDDIQFFEKVFGRGEGTVEEEFFHTFNKLQELGKQIIMISDKSPKEIKNLSKRLESRFLSGLTVEIQSPGYETRMMILKNMAEAQGIEIDDSILEYISDSLNTNVRELEGTLTNLNARAKLLNEQITLELVQEMLMHNVKREQSKVTAQKVIEMISTHYNVSVADMKSKKRQKKIVETRQIAMYLLKNNDDLDLSLTAIGGLFGGKDHSTVISSIRKIDKKTKEDIVFKKEINTLNKKIFKK; via the coding sequence ATGGATGTCGTGAAATTGTGGGAAAAAGTAAAAAAAATTATGAAAAGGAAGATTAATGAAGGAGAGTTTGAACTTTTTTTTGAGAATGTAAAGGCAGTAAAAATAGAAGATAATGTATTTACACTTACTTGTAATTCCAAATTAATAAAGGAAAGTGTGGAAAAGTATAAAAGCCAGATGGAAGAAATTGTGGAAATTGTGACAGATGAGGAAATTAAAATGAACTTTGAAGTAAAAAAACAGGATGTAATGTTGTATAAATCTGAAACACACAGACTTCCAAAGGAAACAAGGGAAAAAGCTCCAATTCATACCGGATTAAATCCTAGACATCGGCTCGATAATTTTGTAGTTGGGGAAAACAGCAGGTTAGCATACAATGCATGTCTTGCAGTTGTGAAAAATCCGACTGTTTATAATCCGCTTTTCATCTTTGGAAGTTCAGGGCTTGGAAAAACTCATCTTATGCAGGCTGTGGGAAATGCAATTTTAGAAAAGGATCCAACAAAACGAGTTTATTATTCCACTTCAGAAGAATTTGCAAATGAGTTTTTTAAAGTTTTAAATAGTGGACGGATTCAGCATTTTCGTGATACCTTTCGTGCTTTAGACGTGCTTCTTTTAGATGATATACAATTTTTTGAAAAGGTATTTGGACGTGGAGAAGGAACTGTGGAAGAGGAGTTTTTCCACACCTTTAATAAATTGCAGGAACTGGGAAAGCAAATAATAATGATAAGCGACAAGTCGCCAAAAGAAATAAAGAATCTGTCAAAACGTTTAGAATCAAGATTTTTGTCAGGCTTAACTGTGGAAATACAAAGTCCAGGTTATGAAACTCGCATGATGATTTTAAAAAATATGGCTGAAGCACAAGGAATCGAGATAGATGACAGCATCCTAGAATATATTTCAGATTCTTTAAATACAAACGTAAGAGAGCTGGAAGGAACACTGACGAACCTTAATGCAAGGGCAAAACTTCTAAATGAACAAATAACATTGGAATTGGTACAGGAAATGCTTATGCACAATGTAAAGCGGGAACAATCTAAGGTGACAGCCCAAAAAGTAATAGAAATGATTTCTACACATTATAACGTTAGCGTAGCCGATATGAAATCTAAAAAACGTCAAAAAAAGATAGTTGAAACAAGACAAATCGCAATGTATCTCTTAAAAAATAACGATGATTTAGATTTAAGCCTAACTGCAATAGGTGGACTTTTTGGTGGAAAAGACCATAGCACAGTTATAAGCAGTATTAGAAAAATTGATAAAAAAACAAAAGAAGATATTGTTTTTAAGAAGGAAATTAATACATTAAATAAGAAGATATTCAAGAAGTAA